The following proteins are co-located in the Flectobacillus major DSM 103 genome:
- a CDS encoding SusC/RagA family TonB-linked outer membrane protein, with protein MKNIYQRVGLLMICILWTFVSWGQSKKVSGKITALENGEALPGVSILLKGKTQGASTNEKGEFSLAATEGDILVISYVGYIKEEIKIGTATNLSIQLRSDVTSLGEVVVVGYGTQSRRNITSSIGKLEKDILANAPRANLGTALQGSLAGLQVINRSGTPGAAPTILLRGGASINSPGAPLVVVDGVIRALNDIAPDDIESMELLKDAASTAIYGARANNGVILITTKQGKAGVARVNYKFTLGYNQNRQGYKYMNARDYIYYNRLGNLNSGRTLAQVNATRGYGLLTDAANLGLFDIRANTPANAGLLAQGWQSMDDPYGGSILYKDHGGEIENLIFRNTYTQDHYLSVEGGNDKGKYFASFDYYNEQGVIVGSDYKRYTGNLNGSYKVRPNLEISTGATFSTSSQIGTLSSEANTLYRSLAIWPTMNPWLDSLKTQPNPGNGVTDGNPLYWLQKTKRENEVNRITVNASAKYDITKDLYLKVSGNAYLFESLNNSFSLATQNYTNLYTNPVSYSNTTRNSSSLFSRSFQQQYNAILNYQKNLGDKHHLTAMIGTEYFKQKTFEMQVLGQNAPTDDIETANASTTFAAGSNYSYKDEYRIFSQFGRLNYDFDERYLLNFVVRRDGISSLASDNRFGIFPGMSAGWNLHKEEFFKNSSLSDYVSSVKPRFSYGVNGNVAGIGNYEVQGVYGSQGNYNTNLGFLSTSIINTGLRWEKSTTLDVGVDVGLLKNRISLMVDYYDRRTSDLLTNLTLPSYTGYSSVRTNLGTFQNTGLELTLNATILQKPNGLVWNVGGNVSFVANKILQLPYNGNENNRQGGLQVYDPAQGKVVWVGGLQEGQPLGAIYGYKQVSIFKNDEEVARIAGNRVDNVAGIGGPSTTMTNKITPGDVNWLDVDNNNIIDSRDQVYLGNVNPNVIGGFTSTLSYKRFSLFTRFDFALGHTIYNDLVARTLGNYQGTFNYLELQKNAWSPTNTDTDIPKVYYADQVGAPAGKKNYTRANNAGAVLNGNNSRFYEKGDYLACREITLSYDLSKSTIVNKLFSQARIYANFNNLFYITKFSGPSPEPASGGIYSGTYPTPRTVVMGVQVSF; from the coding sequence ATGAAAAACATTTATCAGCGAGTGGGTTTACTCATGATTTGCATTCTATGGACATTTGTTTCATGGGGGCAAAGCAAAAAAGTGAGCGGAAAAATTACCGCCTTAGAAAATGGCGAGGCCTTACCAGGTGTTTCGATTCTCTTAAAAGGAAAAACACAAGGTGCTAGTACCAATGAAAAAGGCGAGTTTAGTCTTGCGGCAACTGAGGGAGATATTTTGGTGATTAGCTATGTGGGATATATCAAGGAGGAAATCAAAATAGGAACTGCAACCAATTTGAGCATTCAGTTGCGTTCGGATGTAACGTCGTTAGGAGAAGTCGTGGTAGTAGGTTATGGCACACAATCGAGACGAAATATTACGAGTTCGATTGGAAAGCTTGAAAAAGACATACTCGCTAATGCCCCAAGAGCTAACCTTGGAACAGCTTTACAAGGGTCTTTGGCAGGCTTACAAGTCATCAACCGTTCGGGAACGCCAGGTGCAGCACCTACGATTTTGTTGCGTGGGGGCGCTTCAATCAATAGCCCAGGAGCGCCGTTGGTTGTAGTTGATGGTGTTATCAGAGCACTCAACGACATTGCTCCAGACGATATTGAATCGATGGAACTATTGAAAGATGCTGCCTCAACGGCCATTTATGGAGCAAGAGCCAACAATGGGGTAATTTTGATTACAACCAAACAAGGAAAAGCAGGTGTTGCAAGAGTGAATTACAAGTTTACCTTGGGTTACAACCAAAATCGACAAGGATATAAGTACATGAATGCTCGTGATTATATCTATTACAATCGTTTGGGAAATTTGAACTCAGGTAGAACATTAGCTCAAGTTAATGCCACTCGTGGGTATGGTCTATTGACGGACGCCGCCAACTTAGGATTATTTGATATTCGTGCCAATACGCCTGCCAATGCTGGTTTGCTAGCGCAAGGTTGGCAATCGATGGACGACCCCTACGGCGGTTCGATTTTGTATAAAGACCATGGTGGTGAAATTGAGAATTTGATTTTTAGAAATACCTATACCCAAGACCATTACCTGAGCGTAGAAGGTGGCAATGATAAAGGAAAGTACTTTGCTAGTTTTGATTATTACAATGAACAAGGAGTAATTGTTGGTTCTGACTACAAGCGCTACACAGGGAATTTGAATGGCTCTTACAAAGTAAGACCAAATTTAGAAATTTCGACGGGAGCAACGTTTTCGACTTCGTCTCAAATCGGAACGCTTAGTTCTGAAGCGAATACGTTGTACAGAAGTTTAGCCATTTGGCCAACGATGAATCCTTGGTTAGATTCTTTGAAAACCCAGCCAAACCCTGGCAATGGAGTTACAGATGGAAATCCGCTATATTGGTTACAGAAAACAAAGCGTGAAAATGAGGTAAATCGTATTACAGTTAATGCTTCGGCGAAGTATGATATTACCAAAGATTTGTACTTGAAGGTATCAGGTAATGCGTATTTGTTTGAGTCGCTGAACAACTCATTTAGTTTGGCTACTCAAAACTATACAAACTTATATACCAACCCTGTGTCGTATAGCAATACCACCAGAAATTCATCGTCGCTATTCTCGCGTTCGTTTCAGCAGCAATACAATGCGATTTTGAATTACCAGAAAAATCTGGGAGATAAACATCATTTGACTGCCATGATTGGTACGGAATATTTCAAACAAAAAACGTTTGAAATGCAAGTTCTAGGTCAGAATGCACCGACTGATGACATTGAAACTGCTAATGCATCGACCACTTTTGCTGCTGGAAGTAATTATTCTTACAAAGATGAATATCGTATTTTCTCACAATTTGGTCGTTTAAACTATGATTTTGATGAGCGCTATTTGTTGAATTTTGTTGTAAGAAGAGATGGTATTTCGAGTTTGGCTTCGGATAATCGATTTGGTATTTTTCCGGGAATGTCGGCAGGTTGGAATTTGCATAAAGAGGAGTTTTTTAAAAATAGTAGTTTGAGTGATTACGTGAGTTCAGTAAAACCAAGATTTAGTTACGGAGTAAACGGTAACGTGGCAGGTATTGGAAACTATGAGGTACAAGGTGTTTATGGTTCTCAAGGAAATTATAATACCAATTTGGGATTTTTGAGCACAAGCATTATTAACACTGGCTTGCGCTGGGAGAAAAGTACTACTTTGGACGTTGGGGTAGACGTTGGTTTACTCAAAAATCGTATCAGTCTGATGGTGGATTATTATGACCGTCGTACCAGTGATTTGTTAACCAATTTAACACTACCAAGTTATACGGGATACAGCTCGGTGCGTACCAATTTGGGCACTTTCCAAAATACAGGTTTAGAATTAACCTTAAATGCTACAATTCTACAAAAACCAAATGGATTAGTTTGGAATGTTGGTGGTAATGTTTCGTTCGTTGCCAACAAAATTTTACAACTTCCATACAACGGTAATGAAAATAATCGACAAGGAGGATTGCAAGTGTATGACCCTGCACAAGGAAAAGTTGTTTGGGTGGGAGGTTTGCAAGAAGGACAACCATTGGGAGCTATTTATGGATACAAACAGGTTTCTATTTTCAAAAATGATGAAGAAGTAGCTCGTATTGCAGGTAATAGAGTTGATAATGTCGCAGGAATTGGTGGTCCATCGACAACGATGACCAATAAAATCACTCCAGGAGATGTCAATTGGCTCGATGTAGATAACAACAATATCATCGACTCTCGCGACCAAGTGTATTTGGGAAATGTTAATCCGAATGTCATTGGAGGATTTACGTCTACCTTGTCTTACAAACGCTTTTCGCTCTTTACCAGATTTGATTTTGCTTTAGGGCATACGATTTATAATGACCTTGTGGCTCGTACATTGGGTAACTATCAGGGTACTTTCAACTATCTCGAATTGCAGAAAAATGCTTGGTCACCAACCAATACTGATACTGATATTCCAAAAGTGTATTATGCCGACCAAGTTGGTGCACCAGCAGGAAAGAAAAACTATACAAGAGCTAACAACGCTGGAGCGGTTTTGAATGGAAACAATTCAAGATTTTATGAAAAAGGAGATTACTTAGCTTGTCGTGAAATTACGCTTTCTTATGATTTGTCAAAAAGTACCATAGTGAATAAACTATTCTCACAAGCTCGTATTTACGCCAACTTCAATAATCTTTTCTATATCACTAAGTTTAGCGGTCCTTCACCAGAGCCAGCTTCGGGAGGAATCTATTCGGGTACGTATCCAACACCAAGAACTGTTGTGATGGGAGTACAAGTGTCATTTTAA
- the nanU gene encoding SusD family outer membrane lipoprotein NanU encodes MKKIFKITFLGIAIGLGMTACNTSLDLAPISSISDANYWKTADQFDAFVSGVHSRLRSHNANIQALGEMRSDIFGTEANSASTFTGEATQGLERMWQHTLDLDNSGVSNFGGFYTNIVQLNLLISKLNTTNIVSTTNKNYYLGIAYGMRAYYYFHLYRTWGNVVIQTEPVLSIDIANLAKEASPESAVMDLIKSDIDKSIASFGSDYSFRNNKGYWSKAASLMLKAEVSLWNSQRGGGVADATTALNALNEVRTNIPNLTLLPSFSNVFASNNKGNNEIIFAIRYVLNEASMGFVSSSFVPQTGLIANFYDLNGSRQFNVNTDNWSGLLRAPVRIATFKKFDEADTRRLSSIQPAFEKRSTGFELVGCFTNKFQGEQNAGSRVYTNDYPIYRFADLLLLTAEAKILLGQDPSTEINQVRARAFGANYVASKYGFPNQARDKDPKNAILDERLFEFIFEGKRWYDLRRFGNSYVFANTTLSSNEAYKVLWPIDRNSLTNNRSLVQTAGYPSF; translated from the coding sequence ATGAAAAAGATATTTAAGATAACCTTTTTAGGAATAGCGATAGGTTTGGGAATGACCGCTTGTAATACAAGTCTCGACCTAGCACCTATCAGTAGCATCAGTGATGCCAATTACTGGAAAACAGCCGACCAATTCGACGCTTTTGTTTCGGGAGTTCATTCAAGACTGAGAAGTCATAATGCCAATATTCAAGCATTGGGCGAAATGCGTTCGGATATATTTGGTACTGAGGCTAATAGCGCCAGTACCTTCACGGGTGAGGCCACACAAGGCTTAGAAAGAATGTGGCAACATACCCTCGATTTAGACAATTCAGGTGTAAGCAATTTTGGAGGATTTTATACCAATATTGTACAGTTAAATTTATTGATTAGTAAGTTAAATACGACCAATATCGTAAGTACTACCAACAAGAATTACTACTTGGGAATAGCCTACGGTATGCGTGCCTATTACTACTTTCATTTGTATCGTACATGGGGTAACGTAGTGATTCAGACAGAGCCAGTGTTGTCTATTGATATTGCCAACTTGGCGAAAGAGGCTTCTCCAGAATCGGCAGTGATGGATTTGATAAAATCAGATATTGATAAATCTATTGCTAGTTTTGGTAGTGATTATTCTTTCAGAAATAACAAAGGCTATTGGTCAAAAGCCGCATCATTGATGCTCAAAGCAGAAGTATCATTATGGAATAGTCAACGAGGTGGTGGCGTAGCCGATGCCACAACGGCATTGAATGCTTTGAACGAAGTCAGAACCAATATCCCAAATCTTACGCTGTTACCAAGTTTTAGCAATGTTTTTGCCTCAAATAATAAAGGTAATAACGAAATCATTTTTGCCATTCGCTATGTATTGAATGAAGCAAGTATGGGTTTTGTATCGAGTAGCTTTGTTCCGCAAACAGGTTTGATTGCAAACTTTTATGACTTGAATGGCTCTCGCCAGTTCAACGTGAATACCGATAACTGGAGTGGCTTATTACGTGCTCCTGTGCGTATTGCCACATTCAAAAAGTTTGATGAAGCCGATACTCGTCGCTTATCTTCAATTCAGCCAGCTTTTGAAAAGCGTAGCACAGGTTTTGAGTTGGTAGGTTGTTTTACCAATAAATTCCAAGGCGAGCAAAATGCAGGCTCACGTGTATATACCAACGATTATCCGATTTATCGTTTTGCTGATTTGCTATTGCTTACTGCCGAGGCAAAAATACTATTAGGTCAAGACCCTTCTACCGAAATCAATCAGGTTCGTGCTAGAGCTTTTGGGGCTAATTATGTGGCTAGCAAATACGGCTTTCCGAATCAAGCCAGAGATAAAGACCCTAAAAATGCTATATTAGATGAGCGTTTGTTTGAGTTTATTTTTGAAGGAAAACGTTGGTACGACCTTCGTAGATTTGGCAATAGTTATGTTTTTGCCAATACAACTTTATCAAGCAACGAAGCTTACAAAGTGCTATGGCCAATCGACCGTAATTCCCTGACTAATAACCGTTCGTTGGTACAAACAGCAGGATATCCAAGCTTTTAA
- a CDS encoding AGE family epimerase/isomerase — protein sequence MQSKMDIQLLTTLRDFYKKQLLEDTIPFWFPRSIDWEYGGYLLMRDQDGSLIDDDKAVWIQGRAAWTLSTLVNTFGENEMWLNGAKNGIDFLNKHCFDTDGQMFFHVTRQGEGIRKRRYYFSETFAVIAHAAYAKASGDESAAQKARELFGKCLEYASNPTLLPAKFTNTRPTRGIGVPMIMMNTAQQLRETIGDERCDVWIETWIQQIEQYFVKDDIRCVMESVALDGSIIDHIDGRTLNPGHAIEGAWFILHEAQYRNNDPHLIELGCKMLDYMWERGWDKEHGGILYFRDVYDKPVQEYWQDMKFWWPHNEAIIATLLAYLMTGNEKYAQWHQMVHDYAYQHFHDPVNGEWFGYLHRDGSLAQTAKGNLFKGPFHLPRQEWYCYKILNDFLEKRG from the coding sequence ATGCAATCCAAAATGGACATCCAACTACTTACAACATTAAGAGATTTTTATAAAAAACAATTACTAGAAGATACCATACCCTTTTGGTTTCCTCGAAGTATAGATTGGGAATATGGCGGTTATCTGCTCATGAGAGACCAAGATGGTTCGCTCATTGATGACGATAAAGCCGTTTGGATTCAGGGACGAGCCGCTTGGACACTTTCGACTTTGGTAAATACTTTTGGCGAAAATGAAATGTGGCTCAATGGTGCCAAAAATGGCATAGATTTTCTGAACAAACATTGCTTTGATACCGACGGACAAATGTTTTTTCACGTAACTCGACAAGGAGAAGGTATTCGAAAACGTCGTTACTATTTTTCGGAAACCTTTGCTGTAATTGCGCACGCTGCCTATGCCAAAGCATCGGGTGATGAGTCAGCGGCACAAAAAGCTCGTGAGTTATTTGGCAAATGTTTGGAATATGCCAGCAATCCAACTTTACTACCAGCAAAGTTTACGAATACTCGTCCAACACGAGGAATCGGTGTGCCGATGATTATGATGAACACCGCCCAGCAACTTCGTGAAACTATTGGCGATGAGCGCTGTGATGTTTGGATTGAAACTTGGATTCAGCAAATAGAACAGTATTTTGTCAAAGACGATATTCGTTGTGTGATGGAAAGTGTGGCACTCGACGGCAGTATTATCGACCATATCGACGGGCGCACCCTCAATCCTGGCCATGCGATTGAAGGGGCTTGGTTTATTTTGCACGAAGCCCAATATCGCAACAATGATCCTCATTTGATTGAATTAGGCTGTAAAATGCTTGATTATATGTGGGAAAGAGGTTGGGATAAAGAACACGGGGGTATTTTGTATTTTAGAGATGTTTACGACAAACCTGTACAAGAATATTGGCAAGATATGAAGTTTTGGTGGCCGCATAACGAAGCCATTATTGCCACTCTATTGGCCTATTTGATGACAGGAAATGAAAAATACGCCCAGTGGCATCAAATGGTGCATGACTATGCCTACCAGCACTTTCATGACCCTGTTAATGGTGAATGGTTTGGATACTTGCATCGTGATGGAAGTCTTGCACAAACTGCCAAAGGTAATTTGTTTAAAGGACCATTTCATTTACCTCGCCAAGAGTGGTATTGCTATAAAATTTTGAATGACTTTTTAGAAAAAAGAGGATAG
- a CDS encoding sialidase family protein: MKKILGIILNVLLTSQLWAQVPVFTSGQEGHKSFRIPAIIGLPSGELLAFAEGRVNGSGDFGDINIVLKRSKDQGKTWGNIEVAINYDSLQAGNPAPVVDLTDPKYPQGRIFLFYNTGNNHEGEIRKGHGIREVWFVTSVDAGHTWSKPQNITTQVHRPNQPKINPAYQFQEDWRSYANTPGHATQFLKGKYKGRIYVAANHSQGEPQAHFVDYYAHGFYSDDHGKTFHLSETINIAGGNEATAAPLSGDKLMFNARNQKGDIRQRIVAISNDGGQHWHDTYFDPNLPDPVCQGSILSFTEGKKTILAFCNAADTKNRDNLTLRISYDEGKTWVKNWVIDKAEAGHTRDNAAYSDIVQVGKNQIGILYEKDNYKQIIFHTVSWK, from the coding sequence ATGAAAAAAATACTAGGAATCATTCTGAATGTCTTGTTAACAAGTCAATTGTGGGCACAAGTACCTGTTTTTACCTCAGGACAAGAGGGGCATAAATCTTTTAGAATACCTGCCATAATCGGTTTACCTTCAGGCGAATTATTGGCTTTCGCCGAGGGGAGAGTCAACGGAAGTGGCGATTTTGGAGATATTAATATTGTTCTGAAACGTAGCAAAGACCAAGGAAAAACATGGGGAAATATAGAAGTTGCTATCAATTATGATTCTCTTCAAGCGGGTAATCCTGCGCCAGTCGTTGACCTTACCGACCCAAAGTATCCCCAAGGGCGTATCTTCCTTTTTTACAATACTGGAAATAACCACGAAGGAGAAATTCGTAAAGGACATGGGATTCGAGAAGTTTGGTTTGTGACATCCGTAGATGCAGGACACACTTGGTCGAAGCCACAGAATATCACCACGCAAGTGCATAGACCCAACCAACCGAAGATTAATCCAGCCTATCAGTTTCAAGAAGATTGGCGTTCGTATGCCAATACGCCTGGGCATGCTACACAGTTTTTGAAAGGCAAATACAAAGGTCGCATCTATGTGGCTGCCAATCACTCGCAGGGTGAACCACAGGCACATTTTGTGGATTATTATGCTCATGGATTTTATAGTGATGACCACGGCAAAACCTTTCATTTGAGCGAAACTATCAATATCGCAGGAGGCAATGAGGCTACAGCCGCTCCTTTGTCGGGTGATAAATTGATGTTTAATGCTCGTAATCAAAAAGGGGATATTCGCCAGCGAATAGTAGCGATTAGTAACGATGGCGGACAACATTGGCACGATACCTATTTTGACCCAAACCTTCCAGACCCTGTATGCCAAGGCAGTATTTTAAGCTTTACAGAAGGGAAAAAGACCATTTTGGCTTTTTGTAATGCTGCAGATACCAAAAATAGAGATAACCTTACATTAAGAATTAGTTATGACGAAGGAAAAACTTGGGTGAAAAATTGGGTCATAGACAAAGCTGAGGCAGGACATACACGCGACAATGCCGCCTATTCGGATATTGTGCAAGTGGGAAAAAATCAAATTGGGATTTTGTACGAAAAAGACAATTACAAACAAATCATTTTTCATACCGTGTCATGGAAGTAA
- a CDS encoding MFS transporter: protein MLFNSKNYKWLVVALLWVVALLNYLDRQMLSTMKASMQVSIVELQTATNFGQLMAIFLWIYGLMSPISGLAADRINRKWIIVSSLFVWSAVTLLMGFAQNFTQLLALRALMGFSESLYIPAALSLIADYHDSKSRSIAIGIHMTGLYIGQSLGGFGATIAASFSWQATFQLFGFVGVGYALLLMVLLKENRKKEEYNITEVSENKIVHNLKSLFGNTAFILLLLYFTIPSLSGWGIKNWLPTLFSQSLKIDMAQAGPLSTITMAFSSLVGVLAGGYFSDRWIQTHIRGRIFVSTIGLGLTIPALFLLGFGTEVWHLVGAAICFGLGYGMFDANNMPILCQIVSEKQRGTAYGLMNMCGVFAGALITNILGKSTDQGNLGYDLASLGGLVFIALGIFLALIKPKIAK from the coding sequence ATGTTATTTAATTCCAAAAACTATAAATGGCTCGTTGTAGCGCTACTTTGGGTGGTGGCCTTGCTCAATTACCTCGACCGACAGATGCTTTCGACCATGAAAGCAAGTATGCAAGTGTCGATTGTTGAGCTTCAGACTGCTACAAATTTTGGGCAATTAATGGCCATTTTTCTTTGGATATATGGTCTTATGAGTCCTATCTCTGGACTGGCTGCCGACCGTATCAACCGCAAATGGATTATTGTCAGTAGTTTGTTTGTATGGTCTGCGGTGACATTATTGATGGGCTTTGCTCAAAATTTTACTCAACTGTTGGCTCTTAGGGCATTAATGGGCTTTAGCGAATCACTGTATATTCCTGCTGCGTTGTCACTTATTGCCGATTATCATGATTCCAAAAGCCGTTCAATAGCCATTGGTATCCACATGACAGGCTTATATATAGGGCAGTCGCTTGGAGGATTTGGGGCTACTATTGCGGCTTCTTTTTCATGGCAGGCAACTTTCCAATTATTTGGCTTTGTAGGCGTTGGATATGCTCTTTTATTAATGGTTTTATTAAAAGAAAATCGGAAAAAAGAAGAATATAATATCACTGAAGTGTCAGAAAATAAGATAGTTCATAATTTAAAAAGTCTGTTTGGCAATACTGCTTTTATCTTGCTATTGCTTTATTTTACGATTCCTAGTCTGTCGGGCTGGGGTATCAAAAATTGGCTACCTACACTTTTTTCTCAAAGTCTAAAAATAGATATGGCTCAGGCAGGTCCGCTATCTACCATCACTATGGCTTTTTCCTCTTTGGTTGGAGTTCTTGCTGGTGGATATTTCTCTGATCGCTGGATACAAACACATATTCGAGGACGAATTTTTGTGAGTACCATTGGTTTAGGACTTACGATTCCTGCCTTGTTTTTGCTCGGTTTTGGTACAGAAGTTTGGCATTTGGTAGGAGCTGCTATCTGTTTTGGATTAGGATATGGCATGTTCGACGCCAACAATATGCCTATTCTTTGTCAAATCGTTTCCGAAAAACAACGTGGTACTGCTTACGGACTTATGAATATGTGTGGGGTATTTGCAGGGGCATTGATTACCAATATTTTAGGGAAATCTACCGACCAAGGAAATCTGGGATATGATTTAGCGAGTCTGGGAGGCTTAGTTTTTATCGCCTTAGGGATTTTTCTGGCATTAATAAAACCCAAAATAGCAAAGTGA
- a CDS encoding Kelch repeat-containing protein, translating to MKNLLMSTIISCIGYTNDMSNDVPPQLQWSVLHSLPVANGHTKQAGLAGPIVGVSQNVLMIAGGANFEDALPWEGGKKKYFDDIYVLHKNTNKAFFWHSQTFRLPQKMAYTTTVQSAQGLICIGGEDQEGYRKEVFILKWNPKEEQPAIEPLPDLPQGISNAAATIVHDSDIYLAGGETKTGVSNQLLKLDLKHISLGWQLVAELPVSLSHALLFNLNHQLYLVGGRQRQANGISDFYNSCYAFDENKKVWTTQQSLPYAISAGTGVAMGKHQCMLFGGDKGETFHQVEILLAQIAQESDPEKKAKLIAQKNHLQVNHPGFSREILLFDSQKNTWKKLGKIPFIVPVTTAAIIWDNKIIIPSGEIKAGVRSVEILVGEIK from the coding sequence ATGAAAAATTTACTTATGTCTACGATTATTTCTTGCATAGGATATACCAACGATATGTCGAACGATGTGCCACCTCAACTTCAATGGTCGGTATTGCATTCATTGCCAGTGGCTAATGGACATACCAAACAAGCAGGCTTGGCTGGTCCAATCGTTGGCGTATCTCAAAATGTGTTGATGATAGCGGGTGGAGCTAATTTTGAAGATGCTTTGCCTTGGGAGGGTGGAAAAAAGAAGTATTTCGATGACATTTATGTATTACACAAAAATACTAACAAGGCATTCTTCTGGCATTCTCAGACTTTTCGATTGCCTCAAAAAATGGCTTATACAACCACTGTTCAGTCTGCACAAGGGCTGATTTGCATCGGTGGCGAAGACCAAGAAGGTTATCGAAAAGAGGTTTTTATCCTTAAATGGAATCCGAAGGAAGAACAACCAGCCATAGAACCTTTGCCTGATTTACCTCAAGGCATTAGTAATGCTGCCGCAACCATTGTACATGATTCGGATATTTACTTGGCGGGTGGCGAAACCAAAACTGGTGTTTCGAATCAATTACTCAAATTGGATTTGAAACATATATCGCTTGGTTGGCAACTCGTTGCGGAACTTCCTGTGAGCCTTTCGCACGCTTTACTGTTTAATCTCAACCATCAATTATATCTAGTTGGCGGACGCCAAAGGCAAGCCAACGGCATTAGCGACTTTTACAATTCTTGTTATGCTTTTGATGAGAATAAAAAAGTCTGGACTACGCAACAATCTTTACCTTATGCTATTTCGGCGGGTACTGGTGTAGCGATGGGTAAGCATCAATGTATGTTATTTGGCGGTGATAAAGGCGAAACTTTTCATCAGGTAGAGATTTTGTTGGCACAAATCGCCCAAGAATCTGACCCTGAGAAAAAGGCTAAACTTATTGCCCAAAAGAATCATCTACAAGTTAATCATCCTGGTTTTAGTCGAGAAATTTTACTTTTTGATTCCCAGAAAAATACATGGAAAAAGCTTGGCAAAATTCCTTTTATTGTACCTGTAACTACTGCGGCCATTATTTGGGACAACAAAATAATTATTCCTTCTGGTGAAATAAAAGCAGGCGTAAGAAGTGTAGAAATATTAGTAGGAGAAATAAAATAG
- a CDS encoding dihydrodipicolinate synthase family protein, producing MKIAHLQGLIAAPFTPMHSDGSLHLELIEEYYHLLKSNGVTGAFICGSTGEGVSLTHTEKRAVAQAWAKATVGDPDFKVMLFLGGTSIADCKELALYAQELGLYAISFTSPFYFKPNSVEKLAEACLEVASVVPDMPFYYYHIPVLTGVNFAMYDLLKAIDGKVPNFAGIKYTHEDFMDYQSCLEFQNRKYDMLWGRDENMLAALSLGAKGAVGSTFNYAAPLYHDMIEAFEKNDLPKARALQMQSIEVIRLLGKYGGIATGKAYMKLVDLDCGTFRLPVRNMTDTQFELFKKDVEALNFSVFCSKMHA from the coding sequence ATGAAAATAGCTCATCTTCAAGGACTTATTGCTGCTCCTTTTACTCCTATGCACTCAGATGGAAGTTTGCATTTGGAATTGATTGAAGAATATTACCATTTGCTCAAATCTAATGGTGTGACAGGGGCCTTTATCTGTGGCTCAACGGGCGAAGGGGTTTCGTTGACGCATACCGAAAAACGAGCGGTTGCACAGGCATGGGCAAAGGCAACAGTAGGTGATCCAGATTTTAAAGTAATGCTCTTTTTGGGTGGTACAAGTATTGCCGATTGTAAAGAGCTAGCGCTATATGCTCAAGAATTAGGCTTGTATGCTATTTCGTTTACCTCGCCATTTTATTTTAAACCAAATTCTGTAGAAAAGCTCGCTGAGGCTTGTCTGGAAGTGGCTTCTGTAGTGCCAGATATGCCTTTTTACTATTATCATATTCCTGTGTTGACTGGCGTTAACTTTGCCATGTATGATTTGTTGAAAGCCATAGATGGAAAAGTGCCCAATTTTGCAGGAATCAAATATACCCACGAGGATTTCATGGATTATCAGTCGTGTTTAGAATTTCAAAATAGGAAATATGATATGCTTTGGGGGCGTGATGAAAATATGCTGGCAGCTTTGAGTTTAGGAGCCAAGGGTGCTGTAGGAAGTACTTTCAATTATGCCGCGCCTTTATACCATGATATGATAGAGGCTTTTGAAAAAAATGATTTACCCAAAGCCAGAGCTTTACAAATGCAATCTATCGAAGTGATTCGTTTGTTGGGCAAATATGGAGGAATCGCAACAGGAAAAGCCTATATGAAATTGGTTGACTTGGACTGCGGAACGTTTAGACTACCCGTTAGAAATATGACAGATACTCAATTCGAACTTTTCAAGAAAGATGTCGAAGCATTGAATTTCTCTGTATTTTGTTCAAAAATGCACGCTTAA